The DNA sequence taaatttaagttcttgaagtGTTCTTCCTGTTACGTAACTTTTGGCCATGGCGTGCTTTCACGTGAGACACTAAAAGATGTTGATCTTGACAAATATCGGTATGAAGTTGGATTGCACTTATGAACATATTATATGTTCTGTTTTTGTATGTAGTTATAGTGTTCATAGAAATTAACTGTTGCTTGATAAAACTGCAGTGTCGTTGTAATGGATGAAGCACGTGAAAGGTTGCTGAACACAAATGTGCTCTTTGGGATCCTTAAAAAATTTGTTGCCAGACGACGTGATTTCAAGATAGTATTTCGTTTATAGAAACCTTAGTTGGATTAGTATTTGGTCTATAGAATTCCATGCCCCTTAAACTAGTATACAACCTATTTCTAATTTCTTATTATTTCATTTAAGACCTAGTAGATTTTTAAATCCATGCTTTGGTTTTAGTTGTCATGTTCCTGCtattagttaatttttaaatGTATAATTCTAATTTTGTCTTTAATGTTTATaattcttcttcttcctactttgCACTTGtaatgattattttattttattatctttttcttttaaaaaaatataatatatgttCCAGGTCTGCAGTTTGATTATTTGAGTGGTGCATAGATGCAGCAATCCCACCCAGGGTCAAAAATTAGAATAAGTTTAAGAGGCCAGCTAGATGAAGATGCAGTTCTCTGTACTCAGTCAAAGACCTATGGTGTAAAGTTTGTAGGAAACTCTAACTCGGTATTACCAACAAGCTGGATAGAGGTTCTAAAGTGTTCAACTTAGAAATAGAAATACTTAGTTTAAAGTTGTTTATCGGTATCTTATATTACACGGAATTATATTCGATACAGAGCAACCACTATATATACATGGCTCATTACATAGTAAGTTTGTTATATCACTTCCAAAAATAGCATCCTTCTTATTTACCTATTTACCTAGTCCCATATTATACATTACTACTTAATTCATGTATTCAAATGCTTTTCTTCATCTTAGATGGTTGAATTTTGGAATGCCTTCAAGCCATTCCTAACTATCTAATTAACTGGAATGCAGATTATGTGTGTCCGAGGAGTATCTCACAGAAGTACTATTTAACACCTATTGACGGACGGTTTGAAGTGTTGTATATATGAGTTTTAGTAGTACTTGTTGTATAGTTAAATTAGCTATTTAGTTTTTGTATTAGATTTTTGGTGGATTAATTAGACGGCTTGGACCTTGTATATGGCTTGAACCTTAGATTTATGTTTATGAAATGACTTATAGGATTTTTAATGAGAAATATTACTTTTAAATATCTTTCATTTTCTTTATTATCTAAAATATTGTGGACATGCATGCAAATTGtagatattatttaaaacaaaaatatatttgttgatttaaaaaaataatgGTAACACTAAATTTGATGTAACAAAAACTATAGTGGTGTGACTATATGTCTACGATTATAGTAATATTGGTGTTAAAAGAAGTGGGAAAGTGTAGGCACAGACCCTCTATGGTCACACTTTCGTCAATGTAACctaaaaataaaaaatgtaaCCATACACCCCTAAGATGCCGCTCACATTGGTGATGAACTGGTTTTTCAATAAATGTGACCATAGCCCTTTTTTTAACCTACAGCCACAGTTTTTGGCCTTCAACAACCCTTTTTTTTACCGTTACAACAGGTCATATATGGTGTAGTAATACCATTACAGATGTTTATAAAGTACAACTCAAAGCATTCCACCATATTGGGAGAGCATTAGAGAAATACTGGATGGTTATCAAGAAAAGATATAAGAAATAGTGAGAAAGAAAATAGATGAACTCCAACCACAATAGCTGGAAATCAAGCAAAAACTTAATTAATTTTCTGACAATCTGACCATt is a window from the Apium graveolens cultivar Ventura chromosome 1, ASM990537v1, whole genome shotgun sequence genome containing:
- the LOC141661639 gene encoding pre-mRNA-splicing factor ATP-dependent RNA helicase PRP16-like, which gives rise to MLEFDYLKRSSGSRLGWHDLEGLVAKFQNRVGFGVRAEIIKLTIIPFVKNCSKFKFLKCSSCYVTFGHGVLSRETLKDVDLDKYRVVVMDEARERLLNTNVLFGILKKFVARRRDFKIVFRL